A genomic stretch from Gemmatimonadota bacterium includes:
- a CDS encoding L,D-transpeptidase, with protein MHSFHTILLLALYLFFSFSLHLPARETDIEQLKADIASLQEALKRHATETYIVIDTVHNRLQVWHNNQMIREATCATGSGKVLLHPGASARWQFHTPLGIRTILHKVTDPIWAKPLWAFVENGEEPTVLPWEFRRLDRTTLGAYALKLGDGYEIHGTLYPTLLGRHITHGCIRLNDEDLAFVYRSLQVGDRVYIY; from the coding sequence ATGCACAGCTTTCACACCATATTATTACTCGCGCTATATTTGTTCTTCAGTTTTTCCCTGCATCTACCCGCGCGAGAAACGGATATCGAACAACTCAAAGCTGACATCGCATCACTCCAGGAAGCATTGAAACGGCACGCAACAGAAACCTACATCGTTATTGATACCGTACACAACCGTCTTCAAGTTTGGCACAACAACCAGATGATACGAGAAGCGACGTGTGCGACAGGCAGCGGCAAAGTACTGCTCCATCCGGGTGCTTCGGCACGCTGGCAATTTCACACCCCATTAGGTATCAGAACCATTTTGCACAAAGTGACAGACCCCATCTGGGCCAAGCCCCTGTGGGCCTTTGTCGAAAATGGAGAAGAACCCACTGTATTGCCCTGGGAGTTTCGGCGTCTCGACAGGACAACCTTAGGTGCCTACGCCCTTAAATTGGGCGACGGATATGAAATTCACGGCACCCTTTATCCCACATTGCTCGGACGGCATATCACGCACGGATGTATTCGCCTCAACGACGAAGACCTGGCCTTTGTGTATCGCTCACTACAAGTTGGCGACCGGGTCTATATCTACTAA